A part of Kitasatospora acidiphila genomic DNA contains:
- a CDS encoding DUF2254 domain-containing protein has translation MPVTPFPTVRQNTSFSGSSWRRERLRTNLWLVPAVEALLFALLFAGTIALDRSAYDGRFSFADWVLSGTADGARQILTTIAAALITVVGLVFSITIVALTLASTQFGPRMLRTFIRDRGTQLTLGTFVATFFYTVLVLVAISPGPHGDFVPHLSITVALASTLVDLGLLIYFIHHIATMIQLPQVIAVIADDLTRAIEAQSGADREPPTGADCGPTAVDLLRTVDESGTVIPTPATGYLQFLKHNELVRLVEAADAVLHLPYRPGHFLVQGQPLAVVWPPTAAPRLAAQLARVQVTGPYRTLTQDVSFGFDQLVEIAIRALSPAVNDTFTALTCIDWLSDCLCRITHGWHPQRVHRDRADRIRVIAYQADYDRLVQRAFEKIRQCSTGMPAVMIRQLDALCRVMEQTTVPRRRRVLMDQGTMIWHCCEASVPEPADRDDVLRRYEALLALHRASEARTETTTTGSAAPRAATAAISS, from the coding sequence GTGCCCGTCACACCGTTCCCGACAGTTCGCCAGAACACCTCCTTCAGTGGGTCTTCCTGGCGTCGCGAGCGGCTGCGCACCAACCTCTGGCTGGTGCCGGCCGTCGAGGCGCTGCTCTTCGCGCTGCTCTTCGCGGGCACCATCGCACTGGACCGGTCCGCCTACGACGGCCGGTTCTCCTTCGCCGACTGGGTGCTGAGCGGGACGGCCGACGGTGCCCGGCAGATCCTCACGACCATCGCCGCCGCGCTCATCACGGTGGTCGGGCTGGTCTTCTCGATCACCATCGTGGCGCTGACCCTGGCCTCCACCCAGTTCGGGCCTCGGATGCTGCGCACCTTCATACGCGACCGGGGCACCCAGCTGACGCTGGGCACCTTCGTGGCCACCTTCTTCTACACGGTGCTGGTCCTGGTCGCGATAAGCCCCGGTCCGCACGGCGATTTCGTGCCGCACCTGTCGATCACCGTCGCGCTCGCCTCCACCCTGGTCGACCTCGGGCTGCTGATCTACTTCATCCACCACATCGCCACCATGATCCAGCTGCCGCAGGTCATCGCGGTCATCGCCGACGACCTGACCCGGGCGATCGAGGCGCAGAGCGGCGCCGACCGCGAGCCCCCGACCGGCGCCGACTGCGGACCCACGGCCGTCGACCTGCTGCGCACGGTCGACGAGTCGGGGACGGTGATACCGACTCCGGCCACCGGCTACCTGCAGTTCCTGAAGCACAACGAGCTGGTCCGCCTCGTCGAGGCCGCCGACGCGGTGCTCCATCTGCCCTACCGCCCGGGCCACTTCCTGGTACAGGGGCAGCCACTGGCCGTGGTCTGGCCGCCCACCGCCGCGCCCCGGCTGGCGGCGCAGCTCGCGCGGGTGCAGGTGACCGGGCCGTACCGCACGTTGACCCAGGACGTGTCGTTCGGCTTCGACCAGCTGGTGGAGATCGCCATTCGCGCCCTCTCCCCCGCCGTCAACGACACCTTCACCGCGCTGACCTGCATCGACTGGCTGAGCGACTGCCTCTGCCGGATCACCCACGGCTGGCACCCGCAGCGCGTCCACCGCGACCGCGCCGACCGGATCCGCGTCATCGCCTACCAGGCCGACTACGACCGCCTGGTCCAGCGCGCCTTCGAGAAGATCCGCCAGTGCTCGACCGGCATGCCGGCCGTGATGATCCGTCAACTCGACGCCCTGTGCCGCGTCATGGAGCAGACCACGGTCCCGCGTCGGCGCCGGGTCCTGATGGACCAGGGAACGATGATCTGGCACTGCTGCGAGGCGTCCGTACCGGAGCCGGCCGACCGCGACGACGTGCTGCGCCGCTACGAGGCGCTGCTCGCGCTCCACCGGGCTTCGGAAGCGCGAACGGAGACCACCACGACGGG
- a CDS encoding nitric oxide synthase oxygenase: MSIIDHHFATKQFVRHEEREQKHGRGCPADWSAIVPATSGSTTPVWQRRYEPTRVHPNFAPQPPLWPPGRTTRHATPDSSQTDRSSAPAVATRSGVTTPSGTGPGAPGDRQGSTAPGHRRVASAARRVPPRSWKDGAESGRWLVLNSVVHTGSASAASVEGGGAATGESRAAPPAHSTQAALTGWRMVSSAAPACSARVTTRRACRDGLVPGWVRA; this comes from the coding sequence GTGTCGATCATCGACCACCACTTCGCCACCAAGCAGTTCGTCCGGCACGAGGAGCGCGAGCAGAAGCACGGCCGCGGCTGCCCGGCCGACTGGTCCGCGATCGTGCCGGCCACCAGCGGGTCGACCACGCCGGTCTGGCAACGCCGCTACGAGCCGACCCGAGTGCACCCCAACTTCGCACCACAGCCGCCGCTTTGGCCGCCGGGCCGGACAACACGCCATGCCACCCCTGACTCATCGCAGACCGATCGCAGCAGTGCCCCTGCCGTTGCCACAAGGTCGGGCGTTACGACCCCGTCAGGAACGGGCCCGGGAGCGCCAGGAGATCGTCAGGGATCCACGGCTCCCGGGCACCGCCGCGTAGCGTCAGCTGCGAGGAGGGTTCCGCCCCGCTCGTGGAAGGACGGGGCGGAATCCGGCCGATGGCTCGTTCTCAACTCGGTGGTCCACACCGGGTCCGCATCGGCGGCCAGTGTTGAGGGAGGGGGCGCTGCGACGGGTGAAAGCCGCGCCGCGCCCCCGGCACACTCCACTCAAGCGGCTTTGACCGGCTGGCGCATGGTGTCGAGTGCCGCCCCGGCCTGCTCGGCCAGGGTGACGACCAGGCGGGCCTGCCGGGACGGCTTGGTGCCCGGGTGGGTTCGAGCATGA
- a CDS encoding SMI1/KNR4 family protein has translation MNPTTWSGVRERVLALREAPNAAQVFGARGHRFELLPPLSEAEVAEAEQEFGVRLPADYRSFLLEVGAGGAGPHYGLYPLQRDERGWAWNEGHGVRSDNSLLPQPFPSPAERARLRAAHDAREPVESAFLDEPAFRAAFRARDDEWEALSAALTAGAVCLSHEGCGYFDWFVVTGPERGTMWVDLGAADGPLQSLARTPDQRLGFREWYLTWLTAATREAHGR, from the coding sequence ATGAACCCCACCACCTGGTCCGGCGTCCGCGAGCGGGTCCTGGCACTGCGCGAGGCCCCGAACGCGGCACAGGTGTTCGGCGCGCGCGGGCACCGCTTCGAGTTGCTGCCGCCGTTGAGCGAGGCCGAAGTGGCGGAAGCCGAGCAGGAGTTCGGTGTCCGCCTTCCCGCGGACTACCGCAGCTTCCTGCTCGAGGTGGGCGCAGGCGGGGCCGGTCCGCACTACGGCCTGTACCCACTGCAGCGCGACGAACGCGGCTGGGCCTGGAACGAGGGACACGGGGTACGCAGTGACAACTCTCTGCTGCCCCAGCCGTTCCCCTCCCCAGCAGAACGAGCCCGCCTCCGCGCGGCTCACGACGCTCGCGAACCGGTCGAGAGCGCTTTCCTTGACGAGCCCGCGTTCCGCGCGGCGTTCCGTGCCCGGGACGACGAATGGGAGGCGCTCAGCGCGGCGTTGACCGCAGGCGCGGTCTGCCTGAGCCATGAGGGATGCGGCTACTTCGACTGGTTCGTGGTGACCGGCCCGGAGCGCGGCACGATGTGGGTGGACCTCGGAGCGGCGGACGGTCCCCTCCAATCGCTTGCCCGTACCCCCGACCAGCGGCTCGGCTTCCGCGAGTGGTACCTGACCTGGCTGACGGCGGCCACCCGAGAGGCCCACGGCCGGTGA
- a CDS encoding sigma factor gives MTVVDEVIVRAHREEWARVVAVLARRFGDLDVAEEMAAEAFASAVERWPVDGVPANPGAWLTTTAHRKAIDRLRREARREEKQREALLLSDTPEPLGTIDDDRLRLVFTCCHPALAMEARVALTLWMVGGLTVPEIARAFLVDGPDVALADIDDLPLAGYHAFHATRADLLRRLGRSEESRAAYDRAIALAGNTAETAYLTRRRDQL, from the coding sequence ATGACCGTTGTGGACGAGGTGATCGTCCGGGCCCACCGCGAGGAGTGGGCCCGGGTGGTCGCTGTCCTGGCCAGGCGCTTCGGCGACCTCGATGTCGCCGAGGAGATGGCCGCCGAGGCGTTCGCGAGCGCCGTCGAGCGATGGCCGGTCGACGGCGTCCCGGCGAATCCAGGCGCCTGGCTCACCACCACCGCCCACCGCAAGGCCATCGACCGGCTCCGGCGCGAGGCCAGGCGGGAGGAGAAGCAGCGGGAGGCGCTGTTGCTGTCCGACACCCCGGAGCCGCTGGGCACCATCGACGACGACCGGCTCCGCCTCGTCTTCACCTGCTGCCACCCCGCGCTCGCCATGGAGGCGCGGGTGGCGCTGACCCTGTGGATGGTCGGCGGGCTCACCGTGCCCGAGATCGCCCGCGCCTTCCTGGTCGACGGCCCGGACGTCGCACTGGCGGACATCGACGATCTGCCGCTGGCCGGCTACCACGCCTTCCATGCCACCCGCGCCGACCTGCTGCGCCGACTGGGCCGCAGCGAGGAGTCGCGGGCGGCGTACGACCGGGCGATCGCGCTGGCAGGCAACACCGCCGAGACGGCCTACCTGACCCGCCGACGCGACCAGCTGTAG
- a CDS encoding YciI family protein, producing MAHYLFSVIAAGPADYDGTPEEMAAVDAFNEQLKADGHWVFGGGLALPDTATVVDGRDGEPVFADGPYIESKEFVGGFWAIEAPDLDVALRLAGLASKACNRRVELRPFLGIA from the coding sequence ATGGCGCACTATCTGTTTTCCGTTATCGCCGCCGGCCCGGCCGACTACGACGGCACCCCGGAGGAGATGGCCGCGGTCGACGCCTTCAACGAGCAGCTCAAGGCCGACGGCCACTGGGTCTTCGGCGGCGGCCTCGCCCTGCCCGACACGGCCACCGTCGTCGACGGCCGGGACGGGGAGCCGGTGTTCGCCGACGGCCCCTACATCGAGTCGAAGGAGTTCGTCGGCGGTTTCTGGGCCATCGAGGCCCCCGACCTCGACGTGGCGCTCCGGCTTGCCGGCCTGGCGTCGAAGGCCTGCAACCGCAGGGTCGAGCTCCGGCCGTTCCTGGGCATCGCATGA
- a CDS encoding haloalkane dehalogenase, with the protein MLIDFIPDGSLYPFESRWFDSSVGRVHYIDEGAGPPLLFCHGAPTWSFLYRHIVTALRDRYRCIAVDHLGFGLSERPAGFGYTIAEHTAILGELIDHLRLDGFVLMGQDWGGPIGLGAATARADRLRGIVLGNTQFWPIEAMANRAFSMIMSSRPMQRRILEGNFLVERVLLAELGRKLTAAEADHYRAVQPTAETRRGLAMMPREIRAARPLLDQLARDVTVLLGDKPVLVVWGMRDMVFRPNACIPRIRESFADVDVVELPGARHFIQEHAPDAIAAAIARRFR; encoded by the coding sequence ATGCTGATCGACTTCATTCCCGACGGGAGTCTGTACCCTTTCGAGTCGCGCTGGTTCGACTCGTCCGTCGGCCGGGTGCATTACATCGACGAGGGAGCCGGGCCGCCGCTCCTGTTCTGTCATGGCGCTCCGACGTGGAGCTTCCTCTACCGGCACATCGTGACGGCCCTACGCGACCGGTACCGGTGCATCGCCGTAGACCATCTGGGCTTCGGACTGTCCGAACGCCCCGCGGGTTTCGGCTACACGATCGCCGAGCACACCGCGATCCTCGGCGAGCTGATCGACCACCTGCGGCTCGACGGCTTCGTTCTGATGGGACAGGACTGGGGCGGACCCATCGGCCTGGGCGCGGCCACCGCGCGCGCGGATCGGCTGCGGGGGATCGTGCTGGGCAACACCCAGTTCTGGCCGATCGAGGCGATGGCCAACCGGGCGTTCAGCATGATCATGAGCAGCCGTCCGATGCAGCGGCGGATACTCGAAGGGAATTTCCTGGTCGAGCGCGTCCTGCTCGCAGAGCTGGGGCGCAAGCTCACCGCGGCCGAGGCCGACCACTATCGTGCGGTGCAGCCCACCGCGGAAACCCGGCGCGGACTCGCCATGATGCCCAGGGAGATCCGCGCCGCGCGGCCCCTACTGGACCAACTCGCCCGGGACGTAACCGTCCTGCTCGGCGACAAGCCGGTCCTGGTGGTATGGGGCATGCGGGACATGGTGTTCCGTCCGAACGCCTGCATCCCGCGAATTCGTGAGTCCTTCGCCGATGTCGACGTGGTCGAGCTGCCGGGTGCACGGCACTTCATCCAGGAACACGCACCGGACGCGATCGCGGCCGCGATCGCGAGACGTTTTCGGTGA
- a CDS encoding S53 family peptidase translates to MTPKGRRTTLALTAATGLAIAGLGLGTQAASATTMAAGNAAHNVTFTRSCAVPQHAGYLACNALHVTGGSTVRTRLAHPAAANRTAAAQAAATVSGYGPADIQSAYNLASAAASNGAGETVAIVDAQDDPNAEADLAAYRSQFGLPACTTANGCFSKVDENGGTNYPSPDSGWAGEISLDLDMVSATCPNCSILLVEANTASTQDLGTAVNKAVALGAKFVSNSYGGSESADETSADSSYYNHPGVAITASAGDSAYGVEYPAASPYVTAVGGTSLTKDSSARGWSESVWGTSASEGTGSGCSAYEAKPSWQTDSGCGNRTVADVSAVADPATGVAVYDTYGASGWQVYGGTSASSPIIASVYALAGNPGANTTPAADLYANTSALNDVTTGSNGDCGSYLCTAGPGYDGPTGLGTPNGTAAFSG, encoded by the coding sequence ATGACCCCGAAGGGCCGACGCACCACGCTGGCCCTCACCGCCGCGACCGGTCTGGCGATCGCCGGCCTCGGTCTCGGCACCCAGGCCGCCTCCGCCACCACGATGGCGGCCGGCAACGCGGCCCACAACGTGACGTTCACCCGATCCTGCGCTGTCCCGCAGCACGCCGGCTACCTGGCCTGCAACGCGCTGCACGTCACCGGCGGAAGCACCGTCAGGACCCGGCTCGCGCACCCGGCCGCCGCCAACCGCACCGCCGCCGCGCAGGCCGCCGCCACGGTCTCCGGCTACGGCCCCGCCGACATCCAGAGCGCGTACAACCTCGCCTCCGCGGCCGCCTCCAACGGCGCCGGCGAGACGGTGGCGATCGTCGACGCCCAGGACGACCCCAACGCCGAAGCCGATCTGGCCGCCTACCGCAGCCAGTTCGGCTTGCCCGCCTGCACCACCGCCAACGGGTGCTTCAGCAAGGTGGACGAGAACGGCGGGACCAACTACCCCTCTCCCGACTCCGGTTGGGCCGGCGAGATATCGCTCGACCTGGACATGGTCAGCGCCACCTGCCCGAACTGCAGCATTCTGCTGGTCGAGGCCAACACGGCCAGCACCCAGGACCTGGGCACCGCGGTGAACAAGGCGGTGGCGCTGGGCGCCAAGTTCGTCTCCAACAGCTACGGCGGCTCGGAGTCGGCCGACGAGACGTCGGCTGACAGCTCGTACTACAACCACCCGGGCGTCGCGATCACCGCCTCGGCGGGCGACAGCGCCTACGGAGTCGAGTACCCGGCGGCCTCGCCGTACGTCACCGCCGTGGGCGGCACCTCGCTCACCAAGGACTCCAGCGCGCGCGGCTGGAGCGAGTCGGTCTGGGGTACCAGTGCCTCCGAGGGCACCGGTTCGGGCTGCTCCGCCTACGAGGCCAAGCCGAGCTGGCAGACGGACAGCGGCTGCGGCAACCGCACGGTGGCCGACGTCTCCGCCGTCGCCGACCCGGCCACCGGCGTGGCCGTGTACGACACCTACGGCGCCTCCGGCTGGCAGGTCTACGGCGGCACCAGCGCCTCCTCGCCGATCATCGCGAGCGTCTACGCGCTGGCCGGCAACCCGGGCGCGAACACCACGCCGGCCGCCGACCTGTACGCCAACACCTCCGCGCTGAACGACGTCACCACCGGCTCCAACGGTGACTGCGGCTCCTACCTGTGCACCGCAGGCCCGGGCTACGACGGCCCGACCGGGCTCGGCACCCCGAACGGGACCGCGGCCTTCAGCGGCTGA
- a CDS encoding SSI family serine proteinase inhibitor, protein MRTRSVLKAVLGTVAAAALVAGSAPLAAAVAPAATAPVVAGNPAADPGSDLLLLTVAATAPNTATATRTVMLDCGGAAPAGDHPDAAAACSELLGAQGDFSALVPSHTFCPELYLPVTATATGLWGAQPIAYQQTFTNECALWRATGRVFAF, encoded by the coding sequence ATGCGTACTCGCAGTGTTCTCAAGGCAGTTCTCGGCACCGTCGCGGCCGCGGCGCTGGTGGCCGGCAGCGCCCCGCTCGCCGCCGCCGTCGCCCCGGCCGCCACCGCGCCCGTCGTCGCCGGCAATCCCGCCGCCGACCCGGGGTCCGACCTGCTGCTTCTGACGGTGGCGGCGACCGCCCCGAACACCGCCACCGCGACCCGCACGGTCATGCTCGACTGCGGCGGCGCGGCGCCGGCCGGGGACCACCCCGACGCCGCGGCCGCTTGTTCAGAACTGCTGGGCGCGCAGGGCGACTTCAGCGCCCTGGTGCCGTCCCACACCTTCTGTCCGGAGCTCTACCTGCCGGTCACCGCGACCGCCACGGGCCTGTGGGGAGCTCAACCCATCGCGTACCAGCAGACGTTCACCAACGAGTGCGCGCTGTGGCGCGCAACCGGACGGGTCTTCGCATTCTGA
- a CDS encoding amino acid permease produces the protein MRFSSRAISSASPLAPGSGAGAKGLKAGALGLFSSVVIGLASTAPAYSLAATLGLIVAGVGLQAPIVTMLAFVPMLLIAYAYRELNAANADCGTTFAWATRAFGPRAGWMGGWGIIVANVIVMASLAEIAGVYGFRLVGLDSLAANRLWTTVAGVVWIAVMTAVCYVGIEVSAALQRWLLCLEVAVLLLFAVTALVKVYTGNPPTAIHVSASWFNPFEVSSGRAFTSGILAAVFLYWGWDTAVTVNEETADARHTPGRAVVISTVLLLFVFGLVATSAQAFAGVGTRGIGLGNSASSGDVLSGLGGTVFGSEGAGRFLGKLLILMVLTSAAASTQTTILPMARTVFSMAAHKAVPSQFARLHRRYLTPIWSTVGMGLVSVGFLVLLTSVSRHILADSIDSVGLAIAFYYGLTGFACVWYYRRVLTRSRRDFLFKGLLPGLGGLVMLALFCYAAFDVYADPGFGATSVDLPLIGRTGGVTVFGLGALLIGVVLMPLVTREHTATLRLQRSLLPQHLPRLTAVEAASRYVPADSRSGVGGDWFDAIPLSGTRVGLVVGDVLGHGLRAAATMGRLRTSVRVLARLDLDPDDLLSQLDDVVVQTAREHGGDEALGVTCLYAVYDPVSGRCTMARAGHTPPAVVQPDGGTVSYPELPPGRALGTGGPPFQSAELHLPEGSLLALFTDGLVHAPDHDVNVGLGRLAGVLALPGRSLEELCDRVLAALLPGPVDDDAALLLVRTRRLSARQTADWELAPDPAAVGTARAATTGQLCDWGLEELGFTTELIVSELVTNAIRYASGPIHVRLIRDETLICEVSDTGHTSPHLRHAATDDEGGRGLFIIAQLTWHWGTRYTATGKTLWTEQSLPSADGTP, from the coding sequence GTGAGGTTCTCCAGTCGTGCCATCTCATCTGCCTCGCCGCTCGCGCCCGGCTCGGGCGCTGGTGCGAAAGGGCTGAAAGCCGGTGCCCTGGGGCTGTTCTCCTCAGTTGTCATCGGCCTGGCGTCCACTGCCCCGGCGTACAGCCTCGCTGCCACGCTCGGCCTGATCGTGGCCGGAGTCGGTCTGCAGGCTCCCATCGTCACCATGCTGGCGTTCGTCCCGATGCTGCTGATCGCGTACGCCTACCGGGAACTCAACGCCGCGAACGCGGACTGTGGCACCACCTTCGCCTGGGCCACCCGCGCCTTCGGACCCCGCGCCGGCTGGATGGGTGGCTGGGGCATCATCGTCGCCAACGTCATCGTGATGGCGAGCCTCGCGGAGATCGCCGGTGTGTACGGCTTCCGGCTGGTCGGGCTGGACTCGCTGGCGGCCAACCGGCTGTGGACCACCGTGGCCGGAGTCGTCTGGATCGCCGTGATGACCGCGGTCTGCTACGTCGGCATCGAGGTCTCGGCGGCCCTCCAGCGCTGGCTGCTGTGCCTTGAGGTGGCGGTGCTGTTGCTATTCGCCGTGACCGCGCTGGTCAAGGTCTACACCGGCAACCCGCCCACCGCGATCCATGTTTCCGCCTCCTGGTTCAACCCCTTCGAGGTCTCCTCCGGACGGGCGTTCACCTCGGGCATCCTCGCCGCCGTGTTCCTCTACTGGGGCTGGGACACCGCCGTGACGGTCAACGAGGAGACCGCCGACGCCCGGCACACCCCGGGGCGTGCGGTGGTCATCTCGACCGTGCTGCTGCTGTTCGTCTTCGGGTTGGTCGCCACCTCGGCCCAGGCATTCGCCGGCGTCGGCACCCGAGGCATCGGGCTGGGCAACTCCGCGAGTTCCGGGGACGTGCTCTCCGGCCTGGGTGGCACGGTCTTCGGCAGCGAGGGCGCCGGCCGGTTCCTCGGCAAACTGCTGATCCTCATGGTGCTGACCTCGGCCGCCGCCTCCACCCAGACCACCATCCTGCCGATGGCCCGAACGGTCTTCTCCATGGCCGCGCACAAGGCCGTGCCCTCACAGTTCGCGCGTCTGCACCGCCGGTACCTCACCCCGATCTGGTCGACCGTCGGCATGGGCCTGGTCTCCGTCGGGTTCCTGGTCCTGCTGACGTCCGTCAGCCGCCACATCCTCGCGGACTCCATCGACTCGGTCGGGCTCGCGATCGCGTTCTACTACGGCCTGACCGGCTTCGCCTGCGTCTGGTACTACCGCAGGGTGCTCACCCGCAGCCGCCGGGACTTCCTGTTCAAGGGCCTGCTGCCCGGGCTGGGCGGGCTGGTGATGCTCGCCCTGTTCTGCTACGCCGCCTTCGACGTCTACGCCGATCCCGGGTTCGGCGCCACATCCGTCGACCTGCCGCTGATCGGCCGAACCGGCGGGGTGACCGTCTTCGGCCTCGGCGCCCTGCTGATCGGTGTGGTGCTGATGCCGCTGGTCACCCGTGAGCACACTGCGACCCTCCGTCTGCAGCGCAGCCTGCTGCCGCAGCACCTGCCGCGGCTGACGGCCGTCGAGGCAGCGAGCCGGTACGTACCCGCGGACAGTCGGTCCGGGGTTGGCGGCGACTGGTTCGACGCCATTCCGCTCTCTGGTACCCGGGTCGGTCTGGTCGTCGGGGACGTGCTCGGCCACGGGTTGCGCGCCGCCGCAACGATGGGCCGGCTGCGCACGAGCGTGCGCGTCCTCGCGCGGCTGGACCTCGACCCGGATGATCTGCTTTCGCAGCTCGACGACGTGGTCGTCCAGACCGCCAGGGAACACGGGGGCGACGAAGCCCTCGGGGTGACCTGCCTGTACGCGGTTTACGACCCGGTCTCCGGCCGGTGCACGATGGCCCGCGCGGGCCACACGCCACCCGCCGTGGTCCAGCCGGACGGCGGCACCGTCAGCTACCCCGAACTGCCGCCGGGCCGGGCCCTGGGCACGGGCGGGCCGCCCTTCCAGAGCGCCGAACTCCACCTGCCTGAAGGCAGCCTGCTCGCGCTCTTCACCGACGGCCTGGTCCATGCCCCGGACCACGACGTCAACGTCGGCCTCGGCCGGCTGGCCGGTGTCCTCGCCCTGCCCGGTCGTTCCCTGGAAGAGCTCTGCGACCGCGTCCTGGCGGCGCTGCTGCCCGGGCCGGTGGACGACGACGCGGCCCTGCTCCTGGTCCGCACCCGGAGACTGAGCGCCCGGCAGACGGCCGACTGGGAGCTGGCCCCCGATCCCGCGGCGGTCGGCACGGCCCGCGCCGCGACCACCGGACAATTGTGCGACTGGGGCCTGGAGGAGCTCGGGTTCACCACCGAACTCATCGTCAGCGAACTGGTCACCAACGCCATCCGCTACGCCAGCGGACCGATCCACGTCCGCCTCATCCGCGACGAGACCCTCATCTGCGAGGTCTCCGACACCGGCCACACCTCACCCCACCTGCGCCATGCCGCCACAGACGACGAGGGCGGGCGCGGTCTGTTCATCATCGCCCAGCTCACCTGGCACTGGGGCACCCGCTACACCGCCACCGGCAAGACCTTGTGGACCGAGCAGAGCCTTCCGTCCGCCGACGGCACGCCGTAG